A region of Drosophila mauritiana strain mau12 chromosome 3L, ASM438214v1, whole genome shotgun sequence DNA encodes the following proteins:
- the LOC117141204 gene encoding somatostatin receptor type 2 produces MEGGWWRGGGCLDGKAIMEGHSTPNGAAASRRNSSTRTNIATNGCAHSGILLFVLTAMTLTSLITPTEQLAVAPNGTTLQQLESVESESYPSINGTLNVTMVTSVRPHLDHRNRPTQQNGSHYLEYDDDGPDCSYSYNFILKLITMILYALVCIIGLFGNTLVIYVVMRFSKMQTVTNIYILNLAIADECFLIGIPFLLYTMQVGNWPFGNYMCKAYMVSTSITSFTSSIFLLIMSADRYIAVCHPISSPRYRTPFVSKLVSAFAWMTSVLLMLPVILFASTVQSSNGNVSCNIEWPDTQNSHTDSTFILYSLVLGFATPLTFILVFYCLVIRKLHTVGPKHKSKEKKRSHRKVTKLVLTVISAYIFCWLPHWISQVALISSAPQRCASRLELAVFLACGCLSYSNSAMNPILYAFLSDNFKKSFMKACTCAARKDVNAQLQLENSFFPKFGKGRQSERLLGGNGKGGAQRGALTKKKCLAARNNNAPMATTTTTTTTTTGTDAVTCLQPPVQQVPAEIQVGNPATVLVVNAETNNCKPPVLHTDL; encoded by the exons ATGGAAGGTGGATGGTGGCGAGGAGGAGGATGTTTGGACGGGAAAGCCATCATGGAAGGACACTCGACACCAAATGGGGCAGCTGCAAGCCGCAGAAACAGCAGCACAAGGACCAACATCGCGACCAACGGCTGTGCCCATTCGGGCATCCTGTTATTTGTGCTGACAGCGATGACACTAACGAGCTTAATAACGCCCACAGAGCAGCTGGCAGTGGCGCCAAATGGAACCACTCTGCAGCAACTGGAGTCCGTGGAGTCCGAGTCGTATCCATCCATAAATGGCACTCTGAATGTAACAATGGTGACCAGTGTGCGACCCCACCTGGACCACAGGAATCGACCGACGCAGCAGAATGGCAGTCACTATTTGGAGTACGACGATGATGGCCCGGACTGCTCGTACAGCTACAACTTCATCCTGAAGCTCATCACGATGATCCTGTACGCACTGGTCTGCATCATTGGGCTATTTGGCAACACCCTGGTGATCTATGTGGTGATGAGGTTCTCCAAGATGCAGACCGTAACCAACATATACATCCTGAATCTGGCCATCGCGGACGAGTGCTTCCTGATCGGCATTCCCTTCCTGCTCTACACAATGCAGGTGGGCAACTGGCCCTTCGGCAACTACATGTGCAAAGCCTACATGGTGAGCACCTCGATCACCTCCTTCACCTCCTCGATCTTCCTGCTGATCATGTCGGCGGATCGCTACATAGCCGTGTGCCATCCCATATCCTCGCCTCGCTACCGAACGCCCTTCGTATCCAAGTTGGTTTCGGCCTTCGCCTGGATGACATCcgtgctgctgatgctgccgGTTATCCTTTTTGCAAGCACTGTGCAGTCGAGCAACGGCAATGTGTCCTGCAACATTGAGTGGCCAGACACCCAGAACTCTCACACCGACTCCACCTTCATTTTGTACTCCCTGGTCTTGGGATTCGCCACTCCACTGACCTTCATCCTGGTGTTCTACTGCCTGGTGATCAGGAAACTTCACACCGTGGGACCCAAGCACAAGTCTAAGGAGAAGAAGCGCTCTCACAGGAAGGTCACCAAGCTGGTGCTCACG GTCATAAGTGCGTACATATTTTGTTGGCTTCCACACTGGATTTCACAG gTCGCTTTGATCAGCTCGGCTCCACAAAGATGCGCATCCCGTCTGGAGCTGGCCGTCTTCCTGGCCTGCGGATGCCTCAGCTACTCCAACTCGGCCATGAACCCAATACTCTACGCCTTTCTGAGCGACAACTTCAAGAAGAGCTTCATGAAAGCCTGCACATGTGCTGCCCGCAAGGATGTGAATGCCCAGTTGCAGCTGGAGAACAGTTTCTTTCCCAAGTTCGGCAAGGGCAGGCAATCGGAGCGTCTTCTCGGTGGCAATGGAAAAGGTGGCGCCCAGCGTGGGGCATTAACCAAGAAGAAGTGCTTGGCGGCGAGAAACAACAATGCTCCGATGGCTACTacaacgacgacgacaaccACCACGACGGGCACGGATGCGGTGACCTGTCTCCAGCCGCCAGTACAACAGGTGCCAGCCGAGATCCAGGTGGGAAATCCGGCCACCGTGCTGGTGGTCAATGCTGAGACCAACAACTGTAAACCGCCCGTGCTGCACACGGACTTATAA